A region of Catenibacterium mitsuokai DNA encodes the following proteins:
- a CDS encoding DUF4177 domain-containing protein — protein sequence MWDDVAGKASHDNRDKYVVLQVILTEKFLGTGSGTKSLTNLQAEINKQAEKGYRLHTISTSSSGSKGFLGGDKIQATMVFERID from the coding sequence ATGTGGGATGATGTTGCAGGTAAAGCTTCACATGATAATAGAGATAAGTATGTTGTATTGCAGGTGATACTTACTGAAAAGTTTTTAGGTACTGGCTCTGGTACAAAGAGCTTAACGAATCTACAGGCTGAAATCAATAAGCAGGCTGAAAAAGGATATAGGTTACATACTATTTCTACTTCATCTTCTGGATCAAAAGGATTCCTTGGAGGAGATAAGATTCAGGCAACAATGGTATTTGAAAGAATAGACTAA
- a CDS encoding DUF1593 domain-containing protein: MLNPIRTIITQDAEVDDQNSLRHILLYTNDIEIQGIVQTSSIFHWKGQPGKTGPSDKADYDQPYRWTGVKWMQDVMDDYAVDYKHLVTHDANYPSPDHLRSLIKIGNIGYPGEMDASTPGSELIREKILDDDPRPLYIQVWGGTNTIARALHDIEQDYKNNENWLSIKEKIEKKVILTACGEQDNTYQNYISEVYPNIQFVKCVMMNSYGYGWNNMPEGSSKETLRADFMKKHILNKGALMSGYATWADDKYYEGEENRSQFGSNKSLLVDWWGKKYGMGTHIPYDFLSEGDSPTFFCLLPWGLRCLEDFSYGGLSGRYIKDDTKKNSKGITLNYWNPVEDLYIDKYTESMWYYVSSIQRDLAARASWCITDDKEEAPVLSIQESLDMKADKGTTVELHINKEEHVLYKIKYYKDASSYKGNVSVSLDNSIKIEIPDDVKTNDILHIIIEATNDYKHKISRFTQIIIKIN; this comes from the coding sequence ATGTTAAACCCTATTAGAACAATCATCACTCAGGATGCTGAAGTAGATGATCAGAACTCATTAAGACATATTCTCCTTTATACCAATGATATAGAAATACAGGGTATCGTACAGACATCATCCATCTTTCATTGGAAAGGACAACCAGGAAAAACTGGACCAAGCGATAAGGCTGATTATGATCAGCCTTATCGCTGGACTGGTGTAAAATGGATGCAGGACGTAATGGATGATTATGCTGTAGACTATAAACATCTTGTGACTCATGATGCCAACTACCCTTCTCCTGATCATTTAAGAAGTCTTATTAAAATTGGGAATATTGGATACCCAGGAGAAATGGATGCTTCTACACCAGGCTCAGAATTAATTAGAGAAAAAATATTAGATGATGATCCTAGACCACTTTATATTCAAGTTTGGGGTGGTACTAATACAATTGCCCGTGCTCTTCATGATATTGAGCAGGATTATAAAAATAATGAGAACTGGTTATCAATCAAAGAAAAAATAGAAAAGAAAGTTATTTTAACTGCCTGTGGTGAACAGGATAATACGTATCAGAACTATATTTCAGAAGTTTATCCAAACATTCAGTTTGTGAAATGTGTGATGATGAATAGTTATGGATACGGCTGGAATAATATGCCTGAAGGAAGCAGCAAAGAGACTCTTAGAGCTGATTTCATGAAAAAACATATTCTTAATAAAGGTGCTTTAATGAGTGGTTACGCTACCTGGGCTGATGATAAGTATTATGAAGGTGAAGAAAATAGATCACAATTTGGTTCAAACAAGAGTCTTCTTGTTGACTGGTGGGGAAAAAAATATGGTATGGGTACACATATTCCTTATGATTTCTTATCTGAAGGTGATTCCCCTACTTTCTTCTGTTTACTGCCATGGGGGTTAAGATGTCTTGAAGATTTCTCATATGGAGGATTGTCTGGAAGATATATAAAAGATGATACTAAGAAGAATTCTAAGGGAATTACTTTAAATTATTGGAATCCCGTAGAAGACCTCTATATTGATAAATATACAGAATCTATGTGGTATTATGTTTCTTCTATTCAAAGAGATCTTGCAGCAAGAGCTTCTTGGTGTATCACCGATGATAAAGAAGAAGCGCCTGTACTATCTATCCAGGAATCTCTTGACATGAAAGCTGATAAAGGTACAACTGTAGAACTTCATATAAATAAAGAAGAACATGTACTCTATAAAATAAAGTATTATAAAGATGCTTCTAGTTATAAAGGAAATGTTTCTGTTAGTTTAGATAATTCTATCAAGATTGAAATTCCTGATGATGTAAAAACAAATGATATCCTTCATATCATTATAGAAGCAACGAACGATTATAAGCACAAGATTTCACGATTCACACAAATTATTATCAAAATCAATTAA
- a CDS encoding beta-glucoside-specific PTS transporter subunit IIABC, giving the protein MAKDYTSLAKKIVENVGGENNVISLVHCATRLRFKLIDENKVNMDVLKQTEGVITVMKAGGQVQVVIGNKVDTVYDAVLSCTNINAGNSKEMEDTGNKNLLNTLLETISGIFSPMLGVMCGAGMLKALLILCTTLNILTTEMGTYKILYAAADSVFNFMPIILGYTAAKKFKCNPFIAMSIAMSLLYPTMTAAYSEGTKLTFLTIPVTLVSYASSVMPIIISVYVQSKLEKLLKKIIPEVCKLFLTPLLELSIMVPATFLVIGPIMDKFGKLLASGYTAIMGFNPIIAGGFVGLIWPAAVIFGLHWGFVPIVMNNIATYGRDTLFVITGPNNMAQAGAALGVFLKTKDKKLKELSGSAAFSAVLAGITEPAIYGVTLPYKRPFAIGAVFSGIAGMIVASAGTSCPTLLGTSILSLPGYIGPGFVGFVIACTIAYFGSAICTYLFGFNDSMLPQNKVEIKEKNTLKDETISSPATGEMIALEDVNDPIFSSKALGEGVAFKLTDGHIYSPVDGEVIMAAKTGHAIGLKSNNGAEVLIHIGMDTVNMNGKGFNVLVKEGQKVSIGDLLVEADLEAIEKAGYDNVTPVIITNTTEYKEIVPVSYGAKTAKEEIIEVRAGK; this is encoded by the coding sequence ATGGCAAAGGATTATACTTCTTTAGCTAAAAAGATTGTAGAAAATGTCGGTGGAGAAAATAATGTGATCTCACTTGTACATTGTGCAACAAGATTAAGATTTAAGCTTATTGATGAAAACAAAGTTAATATGGATGTTTTAAAACAGACTGAAGGTGTTATTACTGTAATGAAAGCAGGAGGACAGGTTCAGGTTGTTATTGGAAATAAGGTAGATACTGTCTATGATGCAGTACTTAGCTGTACAAATATTAATGCTGGTAACAGCAAAGAAATGGAAGATACAGGAAACAAAAACCTTCTTAATACTCTATTAGAGACAATTTCTGGTATCTTCTCACCAATGCTTGGTGTTATGTGTGGTGCCGGTATGTTGAAGGCATTACTTATTCTATGCACAACATTAAATATATTAACTACAGAAATGGGAACATATAAAATCCTTTATGCAGCTGCAGATAGTGTATTTAATTTTATGCCAATCATCTTAGGTTATACAGCTGCAAAAAAGTTTAAATGTAATCCATTTATTGCAATGTCTATTGCGATGTCACTTCTTTATCCAACTATGACTGCCGCATACTCAGAAGGTACGAAATTGACATTCCTTACAATACCAGTGACTCTTGTAAGCTATGCTTCTTCTGTCATGCCAATCATTATTTCTGTATATGTTCAAAGCAAATTAGAAAAACTATTAAAGAAGATTATTCCAGAAGTATGTAAGTTATTCTTAACACCATTATTAGAACTTTCCATTATGGTACCAGCTACATTCTTAGTCATTGGTCCAATCATGGATAAGTTTGGTAAATTACTTGCATCAGGTTATACAGCTATTATGGGATTCAACCCTATTATTGCTGGGGGATTTGTCGGTTTGATCTGGCCTGCAGCCGTTATCTTTGGACTTCATTGGGGCTTTGTACCTATCGTTATGAATAATATCGCAACTTACGGTAGAGATACATTATTTGTTATTACTGGACCTAACAACATGGCTCAGGCTGGTGCAGCACTTGGCGTATTCTTAAAAACTAAAGATAAGAAATTAAAAGAATTATCAGGTTCTGCGGCATTCTCTGCAGTTCTTGCAGGTATTACAGAACCAGCCATTTATGGTGTTACACTCCCTTATAAGAGACCATTCGCAATTGGTGCTGTATTCTCTGGAATTGCAGGTATGATTGTAGCATCTGCTGGTACTAGCTGCCCTACTTTACTTGGTACTTCTATTTTAAGTCTTCCAGGCTATATCGGTCCTGGTTTTGTAGGTTTTGTGATTGCCTGCACAATTGCTTATTTTGGTTCAGCTATTTGTACTTATTTATTTGGTTTTAATGATTCTATGCTTCCACAAAATAAAGTTGAAATAAAAGAAAAAAACACTTTAAAAGATGAAACAATCAGTTCTCCTGCCACTGGTGAGATGATTGCCTTAGAAGATGTGAATGATCCTATCTTCTCTTCAAAAGCGCTGGGTGAAGGTGTTGCCTTCAAATTAACCGATGGTCATATCTATTCTCCTGTTGATGGTGAAGTCATTATGGCTGCCAAGACTGGACATGCAATTGGATTAAAGTCTAATAATGGCGCTGAAGTACTTATTCATATTGGTATGGATACTGTTAATATGAATGGTAAAGGTTTTAATGTCTTAGTCAAAGAAGGGCAGAAAGTGAGTATTGGTGATTTACTTGTTGAAGCTGATCTAGAAGCTATCGAAAAAGCTGGTTATGATAATGTAACTCCTGTCATTATTACTAATACTACTGAATATAAAGAAATTGTTCCTGTATCTTATGGTGCTAAGACTGCAAAAGAAGAAATCATTGAAGTAAGGGCGGGTAAATAA
- a CDS encoding AraC family transcriptional regulator: protein MKIEELRSRITPLTKKEQYYKSHPNHSDDYIEKHINKDDEKIVQFTIDRYQTTKEKHTLFYDEQIITDEVLAFPIYCSKQTRYSFVPLHTRSYVEMKYVYSGHCYAIVNDKEVILHAGDMILLDVNSKHTVLMPTENDIIFNFQMDRSYFSDSFISKFSSVNPIVTFLTNIIDQKAQHNDYIIFNNREDDHDYVVWLIEMILCEYLDPSLFAISILDSYFSLLFIKMAQRYQMNMEQQFKENNKSYMTEIIQYIEQHYRDCTLMETAEKFGYNPDYLSRAIQKATGYTFKKLVNYYRMEEVGKELINTEKPIYLIAQENGFSNLNYFYKKFNAYFGGFPADYRKQFQAK from the coding sequence ATGAAAATAGAAGAATTAAGAAGTAGGATTACTCCACTAACCAAAAAAGAACAATATTATAAAAGTCACCCGAATCATTCAGATGACTACATTGAAAAGCATATTAATAAAGACGATGAAAAAATAGTTCAATTCACAATTGATAGATATCAAACCACAAAAGAAAAACATACTTTATTTTATGATGAGCAGATAATTACAGATGAAGTTCTTGCTTTTCCGATTTATTGTTCAAAACAGACAAGATATTCATTTGTGCCACTACATACAAGAAGCTATGTAGAAATGAAATATGTCTATTCTGGACATTGTTATGCAATTGTAAATGATAAAGAAGTGATACTTCATGCAGGGGATATGATTCTTTTAGATGTTAATTCAAAGCATACAGTCTTAATGCCTACAGAAAATGATATTATCTTCAACTTTCAAATGGATCGCTCTTATTTTAGTGACTCATTTATTAGTAAATTTTCTTCGGTAAACCCGATTGTGACTTTCCTGACAAATATTATAGATCAAAAAGCACAGCACAATGATTATATTATTTTTAATAATAGAGAAGATGATCATGATTATGTAGTGTGGCTTATAGAAATGATTTTGTGCGAGTATTTAGATCCTTCTTTATTTGCAATTTCTATTCTTGATTCCTATTTTTCACTTCTTTTTATAAAAATGGCTCAAAGATATCAGATGAATATGGAACAACAATTTAAAGAAAATAATAAGAGCTACATGACAGAAATCATTCAATACATAGAACAACATTATCGAGATTGTACTCTTATGGAAACAGCAGAGAAGTTCGGCTATAATCCTGATTATCTCTCACGTGCCATTCAAAAAGCAACAGGCTATACCTTCAAGAAACTAGTGAACTACTATCGTATGGAAGAAGTAGGAAAGGAACTTATCAATACTGAAAAACCTATTTACCTTATAGCACAGGAAAATGGTTTTTCTAATTTAAACTACTTCTATAAGAAGTTTAATGCTTATTTTGGTGGTTTTCCTGCAGACTATAGAAAACAATTCCAGGCAAAATAA